The genomic interval GTGTGGCGGGGCCAGCACTTTTGATCGGCTTGCCTTTAAAATCTAATAGCGTACGGATTTTACCGTAGGCTGTACCAGCAACCAGGAAAGCACCTGGTTTTAGTTCGCCTTGCTCGACAAGCAGTCCGACGACTGATCCGCGACCTGTCTCCATGTGAGATTCGATGACGAGACCTTCAGCGGGAACATCAATGTCTGCCTTTAGCTCCTCTAGGTCAGCAACCAGAAGAACCATATCAAGCAGCTTGTCGATATTTTGGCCAGTTTTGGCACTTACTTCGACCATGACAGTGTCTCCACCCCATTCTTCGGGGTTTAGGCCATGTTCGGTTGCAAGCTGGGTTTTTACTAGCTGTGAGTTGGCGGCTTCTTTATCAATCTTGTTGATAGCGACAACGATTTTGGCATTCGCGCTTTTTGCAAAGCGGATTGCTTCAACTGTTTGAGGCATCACGCCATCGTCTGCGGCAACAACAATAATAACGACGTCAGTAAGCGCTGCGCCATGCTGGCGAAGTGCGGCAAAGGCTTCATGTCCAGGAGTGTCCAGGAGCGTGATTGAGCGGCCTTTTCGTTCTGTTTGGTAAGCGCTAATGTGCTGCGTGATACCGCCAGCTTCGCCTTCAACGGCTTTAGTTTCTAGAATAGCGTCGAGAAGGCTGGTTTTACCGTGGTCAACGTGACCCATAACGGCAACGATTGGCGGACGCAGAACTGCTTTATCCGTTAGCTGGTGCACTACACGTTCAGCGGTAACGTTTTCCTTCTTTTGCAGCTCGACATCAA from Candidatus Saccharimonadales bacterium carries:
- the infB gene encoding translation initiation factor IF-2, coding for MTPEKVLVVADSITVGELAETLNLPVTTLIGELFKNGIVATINQRIDFETATIIVEELGLDVELQKKENVTAERVVHQLTDKAVLRPPIVAVMGHVDHGKTSLLDAILETKAVEGEAGGITQHISAYQTERKGRSITLLDTPGHEAFAALRQHGAALTDVVIIVVAADDGVMPQTVEAIRFAKSANAKIVVAINKIDKEAANSQLVKTQLATEHGLNPEEWGGDTVMVEVSAKTGQNIDKLLDMVLLVADLEELKADIDVPAEGLVIESHMETGRGSVVGLLVEQGELKPGAFLVAGTAYGKIRTLLDFKGKPIKSAGPATPVTVTGFKELPQFGDVFNIVKNEKEARHATQIAKTEREKNAASTNVTGADMLKMMTQKHESQDVNVIVKADVQGSLTSVMDSLRLVDTGGEITLRIVGSGVGNISESDVRLAADGNTIIYGFNVELPPAVKRLAMRDKVQIRIFKVIYELL